From Acanthopagrus latus isolate v.2019 chromosome 22, fAcaLat1.1, whole genome shotgun sequence, the proteins below share one genomic window:
- the elovl4b gene encoding elongation of very long chain fatty acids protein 4b — protein sequence MEVVTHFVNDTVEFYKWSLTIADKRVEKWPMMSSPLPTLAISCLYLLFLWAGPRYMQDRQPYTLRKTLIVYNFSMVVLNFYIAKELLLASRAAGYSYLCQPVKYSNDVNEVRIASALWWYYISKGVEFLDTVFFILRKKFNQVSFLHVYHHCTMFILWWIGIKWVPGGQSFFGATINSSIHVLMYGYYGLAALGPQMQKYLWWKKYLTIIQMIQFHVTIGHAGHSLYTGCPFPAWMQWALIGYAVTFIILFANFYYHAYRGKPSSTQKGGKPVANGTSAVTNGHSKAEEVEENGKRQKKGRAKRE from the exons ATGGAGGTTGTAACACATTTTGTGAATGACACTGTAGAATTTTACAAATGGAGCCTTACTATAGCAG acAAGAGGGTGGAGAAGTGGCCCATGATGTCATCTCCCCTCCCCACTCTGGCCATCAGCTGCCTGTACCTGCTCTTCCTGTGGGCGGGGCCCCGATACATGCAGGACCGCCAGCCCTACACGCTCAGGAAGACCCTCATAGTCTACAACTTCAGCATGGTGGTCCTCAATTTCTACATCGCCAAAGAG CTCCTACTAGCCTCTAGAGCAGCTGGGTACAGCTACCTCTGTCAACCTGTCAAGTACTCCAATGATGTCAACGAAGTCAGG aTAGCATCTGCTCTCTGGTGGTACTACATCTCCAAAGGCGTGGAGTTCCTGGATACAGTCTTTTTCATCCTCAGGAAGAAGTTCAACCAGGTCAGCTTCCTCCACGTCTACCACCACTGCACCATGTTCATCCTCTGGTGGATCGGCATCAAATGGGTCCCCGGTGGACAGT CATTTTTTGGTGCAACCATCAACTCTTCCATCCACGTGCTCATGTACGGATACTACGGCCTGGCAGCCCTGGGACCTCAGATGCAGAAGTACCTCTGGTGGAAGAAATACCTCACCATTATCCAGATG ATCCAGTTCCACGTGACCATCGGCCACGCCGGCCACTCCCTCTACACAGGCTGCCCATTCCCCGCCTGGATGCAGTGGGCTTTGATCGGCTACGCTGTCaccttcatcatcctcttcGCCAACTTCTACTACCACGCTTACCGAGGCAAACCTTCATCCACGCAGAAGGGAGGCAAGCCCGTCGCCAACGGCACCTCCGCGGTAACTAACGGTCACAGCAAagcggaggaggtggaggagaacgGGAAGAGGCAAAAGAAGGGAAGAGCGAAAAGGGAGTAA